tggggctcgccccagaccccactgctcctctcgctccgctcgacTCGTTTTCGTCTCGTTTTCGTCTCGGGCCCTGTGAAACGTCGAGTGAGCTTCGACCCGGGCTCCGACGAAACGATTCGGGCGAAGCGAGAAAAGCGAGAGAAGCAACCAGGGTATGGGGCGGAGTcccagccgtcggaggcaggaccccaGCCCAGAGATTCTCGTTACATCTAAtgtattgaagaagaattagATAATATAGAATATACAATAAACATCATAATTTAGTCAAACCCTTCCAGAATAAACTTTTtagtttttttgtttaaaTTTCATTTGGTATTTAACGAAATTTAAGCCTCGAGGTTGAGACGACCAGAAGCGTTGGTGACCTTGACACCGAGGGCCTTAGCCTTCTCGACGATGGCAAGTCTCTTTCTGGAAGAAACGTTGTGAGCGATCTCGGCAGCGTAGGTCTTGGTGTGGAGGAGCAAAAGGTCGAGGTCGTTGGTGTTGGAGACAACGAAGGTCTTGTGGCCGGAAGGAGAAAGGTGTCTGGTCTTCTTGTTGGAACCGTATCCGATCTTGGGCATTCTGATGGTACCACGGAATCTTCTGCGGACAGCAGAATCGATACCCTTGGGCTTTCTCCAAGACTCACCGACTCTGTCATAACGGTCAGAGTGGTGTCTCTTGAACTTCTTAGCGTGCTTCTTAACGATCTTTGGGTGTGGGAGTGAGGCGGCCATCTATAGTATGTTAGTATTGGGGTTCTTAGATGGAACTAGTAGGTGGAAATGGAATGCGTTGAGAATGACAGTTGAATCGAACTGGGTTAATGTGCAGATGCTAAGTTGAAAATTTTTGATAAAGACCCTTTTCAGTAGTTGGTTATCAACTTGAACGAATTATTTTATACTGAAACATAATATGGAATAGATTTTTGTTCGTCGATTAGAACTGGGTGCTTAAATGTCTAGTTGCTATGTCGCTTTTGTGCTGAAAGCAGACCGACACTAGTGGGAACTGCGTAAATTTTCGATATCTGAACTTAAAAACCAATCGCAAACAGTGGTTTTCTCTTAACGAGTTGTTGAACAGTTCCCACTTATTTGTATCTGAATCATATCGCTGTCGACGAAATTTGTCGGTAAATTTGACTACATTCGATGTCGTATAGTTCCTTGACTTGGTGGATGCTCCGCTCGATATTCcattctgttttcttcatctATCACATTCATTCGTTTCCCTGTCATCTCTTCATATCACTTCCATTCGTTGACATCTTTACTAACCTTTGTTGTTGAGTTGATGTATATACCCTATGTCGACTGGTTGAGAGAGGATTCTACTACTACAAAATTATAGTATGCTCGCAGCTCCACGATGTTTGTCAAATTTCAATGTTTGGTCTCCCTCCGCGCGTACATCTCAGCATGCATTTCAGACGTTGCTTGACAAGCATTGGCGCATTCGTGACTTTATATTTCCTAATCGGGCATCACTTCATTTTGGTCACGTGCACAACACCCGTTCTACTTCCCGCCATATTTCAGCGCTTAGAACAGGCTCACTTCTACGAAGCTGGAGGGGAGCCCTAACTGCGGGAAACACGGACaggggggcctgcctccggcggctggggctccgccccagaccctggctgctcctctcgcttcgctcgagtcgttgcgagGGGGTCCCGctctctcctgcgaagcaggagccacggggtctggggcgcagccccagccgccggaggcacgttCCCGGTCGGTGAAGTCAACCCGGAAAATGTGAGAGGAGTTGTATGCAGGGTCTATCGGCGACGCATTGTGAGGCAGGGTCATGCATGTCTTTGGGTTAGGGTCTAGGAATGGGTCGAGGTGTCGTTCGTTAAATGGAGAACCTGGTTTCTATTGCCGTTACCCATGTGTTGTGGTGGTTCTCTATTGTCGGGAAAGCGTGTGAGAGAAAAGATTCAGAAGGAATGGAACAAGAGTTGAGTAGTTATAGCACCACAAAAGTCACATCCGTGGAAGAAGTTGGATTCGAAACGGAGTCCAGTGGTCAAGCTGGTTCCCCCAGATATCCACTGGGGGGAACCGAGCGAAGTTTCGCGGCTTGAGACCGAACTTTTGTTGCTTGAAGGGCTCCTAGGGATACCCGTATTACCCCGTATGTGATGCTGCGCCATCCAGCCGCTCGAGGTGCGCTATCTATCAGCCTTATCATATGTAGGTTACAGACAGGGTGATGCTCTCTGTTTATATGTGTTTGAAACAGGCTGACCAAGGAGACATTTAAGGTtggaagtagcagcactTCAAAACATTTGCCATCAGATTATAAAAGAGAATATCGACCGTATATCAATTGTCTTTTATATTCAGAAGTTTTGTCACTATTTTGGCAGTTTTGGTTACGTGTGTAACAGTCAGTCGATGGTAGTGAGTGAGATCATTACAGACGCACAGTTCAAAGGCTCCCGAGGTTCCGTATCAGGCTTtcatttttaaattttggtttttgtcTTTTTAATTTGGATGCTGTCCATGTGGCAGTAATCGATCTTTATTAACATTTGGAGAAAAACAACTAGTCAATTCGTGATATGTCGTTCCTAGAGACCTTAAAGACCAAGGCTTCACAGTTGTCGCTGTTTGACAACGCAAACGGTTCTAATTACAGGCCAGAAGACTCGATTTATAATCGGAAACTGAGTAGAGATGAGCTATTTACGGCAGATTACAGGTTACCTCCTTCCGAATCTCTGATGGATCAGTGTTCAGCAGAGGTCTCGATCGCTCTTCCCGGGACCAGAATTAAAGGAGCTCCCTTATTCCAGGGCAAGCTGTATCTGTCAGAATCGTTTTTGGTATTCACAAGTGCACCAGATCCTCGTGATTGTACATTTAGTATACCGCTTGTGACTATTCGCCGGGTTGAAAGACTGCCGTCTCAATTTTTTGCATTGATGATTCACTTGTATCATGGTGTTACCATCACCATTCAATTTGTGGGGCTCCGATCACATTGTGAAGGGTTTTGTAAAGTTTTAAAGGACAATCTGAGATCGAATCTGCCTTTGATTAAACAATTAAGACCATATTTGCATAGTTTTTTCTCGGAATACTTGGTTGTGAATCATACTGAGGATGTGGTACCGACTGATTCTAACAGCGGGGATGGCGGAAAACAAATCGGAATAGTTTCAGGCAAGTCAGTACCCAAAGTGAAATCGGTACCAGAACCTCCTCAGGGTTTAGGCCATTTATTTAGATATCCAGGAGACTCGCGTAAACTTCGTGACAAGTCAAAGATGAGACTATGGcttgaatattttcacGAACATGGACGAAATATATCGCTTATTCGACAGCCAGGATTTTACAAACTGATTAGAATTGGATTGCCAAATAAGCTGAGAGGTGAGATCTGGGAACTGACTAGTGGATCCATTTATCTTCGCATGCAGAATCAACGATTATATTCGTCATTGCTAGAAGAGTTTGATGGAAGGACTTCGCTAGCAATTGACGAGATTGAAAAGGATCTCAATCGATCGCTTCCAGAGTACAAAGCATATCAAGATCCTGAGGGAATCGGTAGATTAAGAAGAGTGCTGACGGTGTATTCCTGGAAGAATCCAGAGGTAGGATACTGCCAGGCAATGAATATAGTAGCAGCTGCACTACTAATCTATCAATCAGAAGAGCAGGCTTTCTGGTGTTTAAATACCATCTGTGACAAGTTACTACCAGGATACTATTCCAAGACCATGTATGGCACCCTGTTGGATCAGAAAGTCCTCGAATCTTTAGTGGAAAAGACAATGCCTATACTATGGGACCATCTTGTGAAATACGACGTGCAACTGTCAGTGGTATCACTTCCATGGTTTTTATCGATATTTATCAACTCAATGCCTTTGGTATATGCATTTAGAATAGCAgatatcttctttttggagGGAGCAAGAACGCTTTTCCAGGTATCACTGGCTATTTTGCGAATCAACGGAGAAGAGTTATTAGATGCCACTGATGATGGAGCAGTAATTCAGATTCTCAAATCGTATTTCTCTACATTAGACCAACCAGCCCATCCAAATGCACAATCTGAGAAAATGAGGTCGATTACCAAATTCCAGCAGTTGATGGTTATTGCATTCAAAGAGTTTTCGGTGATTACCGACGAGATGATCAACCAGTTCCGATCGAAATATGAAAACCAGATTCTTCAAGacattgaaatatttgcCAAACGTACACAGATTCGAAACCTACCCAAAGCGAGCAACatgacaccagcagaagtAGGTATTGTTTACGACCGGTTCTACGGGGTTCTTCAAGAAACAAGACTGGGTCTGGGTAATGCCAAATCAGAGATGAATCTCGACACTTTTGTGGTGTTCATGGCAGGTATTGTGGACTGGATGAACCCCGTTTACCAGGAGCTGGGTAACGGTTCTGCCAACTCTCGGTTTACAGGTACACAAATCCCACCACCACATGATTTCATAGAACGACTGTATCGTCGTTGGGATACGCAACTAAGGGGTATGTTGACTCTGGGAGACGTTGTACTCGGCTTGGACAGACTGATTGAACCAGATCTGATGACAGCCATGTCCAActtttttgaattgtaCGATAGTGAGGGTACTGGAAGCGTTGATCGAGAGGGCATTTTGAGTATGTCTGAAGGATTACTCTACTTGACTAGACCATGGAGACAAGATCCATATATCCTTGACGAGACTTCTCTCaaacagatccagaagaacAAGTCTGACTATGCGAATTACATCGAGAAAAAGAGGGAGTTTGACTCAAAAGACGATAACGACAGTAGCGGGGAACCACCCAGCCCAGTCTCGCTCGTAAACATGTCATCGATCCAACACGAGCAATCCGCCAGGTACCTGTCAGCCATCAGTAACTTTATCCAGCGAGCATTCGAGTACGCTACACCTACCGAGACAGAAACAAAGCAACAAGAAAAGGATCTCATCAACCTCGACGATAAATCTACCGAAACCAATAATGAAACAACCAACCCAACATCCTCGACCTCATCGGTAACATCAGCCGCAACCttatcatcatcctcaCCCGCGAGTTCACGAGATAAACTGCACAGCAATGCAGCACTCAACCCAGACACTCCATTGACAATGAACCTCGCGACGTTCCGCATGGTGGTCCTTGCCGATGAGACCCTGGAGTTGTTCTTCGCGCAATCGTCGCAGCGGTCGGTGCATCTCACCGACAAAGGCACCGGAGTGTTTGACACATCCAAACGACGCGGaatctcagcagcagccacacTCCGCAACGTCTTCGACGGCATCATCAACGACGGCATGCGCGTAGCAGGCGAACTCCGTCGCCGTATCGACGAAATCGACCGCCAAGTcaaagacgacgacgacgatgacgatgtgTCCACTGTCAAGCAGGCCGACCGCGACCTGCTCGAAGAGCCTCAGACTTAATGATATATATCTCGATATTTCTACCCGATCCcgacgtgcctccggcggctggggctctgccccagaccccgtggctcctctcgcttcgctcgagtcggttcgtcgacggtcccagccgctccgcggagcggagcacaaccagggtctggggcggagccccagccgccggaggcatgaccCGGCCACCAAGTGGCAAaacataataaatattcatAAATAGACACATTCCTTGATCCCCCCGTCGCAGTATTAAACCAAGTAaggaatataaatacacaTGTACTAGTCCAGCCCGAAAGCTCGGCGGAGGCCAGGgaactttttctttttggcgATGGTGCCGTCGGGGTTGAACTTGATGATGTCGCTGTCGTACGAGGTGTCGTTGGCACGTAGCTTTCGGGATGACTTTTTAGATGAGGCGGTCGACACTTTGCGCGGCTCGGGCTGGCCGTTGCGTGACGAGACCAGCATTTTAGCAGAGTTGGACGGCGAGAACACTCCCATAAACTTGTTCTTGGGTTTCTGGCGTGGCGGCTCCATCGTCATATCCAGCTCTACAGGCACTGGCAGGGTTGGCACAGGCAGGTCCGTGTCAGAATCCGAGTCGGCGATTCTCGATCGGAATGGCTGGCTTGCAGACACAGCTGGAATTGGTGCCGTGGCTGCAAGGGTAGTGGCAGCAAACGGTCGTGGTGTGGATGTTGGAACCTGCGACATGGGTCGTCGCTGTGTACCAGGTACCTGGGTTTGTGGAGCAGAAACTGGATCTCGCATACTCATTCTCGAGAATTTATTAGAACTGCGGCCCTTGGATCGCTTCTCACGCTCAAAACTAGACGTCGAGTTGGTTCGTTCAAGTGCTGTGCTCGTCACAGGAAGGTGCGAAAAGTCGGGTCTTTGACTGTTAGACAAAAGTGACGCTGTTCTCTGGGGTCCTGATGTGGTGGGCAGGTGCGAAAAGTCTGGTCGTTGAGTGTTTGACCGGAGCGAGTGGGTTCTAAATCCTCCTCCATTGGTAGCAGGAGTTCTGGTTGGTGTTACTTTAGGAGACAAACCAGGGTTTCCACCGTGACGGAATTGAGGTGACGGTGGCTCAGCCCATCCATTGCCATACTCGTTATATTGACCATCCAAATAAGCTGTGGCTTCATGCTCTCCTGAAGCACCTTCACGAGATGGCAGTTCATCCCGAAGTGACAATTGTTTGAATGTCTTGGgtttggcagcaccagcacgGTCACGTTTCCATGACGAGTCCGAATTGAGGGAAATGGCATCTAGATCGTCCTCAATATTACCATCTTCATGGGCATTGTGGTCTGAAGCAATCTGGGTGatatcgtcgtcttctggTTCACCATCGCTATCCAAAGCAAGCGCTCTGTAATGATGGTGTTGAGATACTACAGTGGTagattgctgctgttgagttACAACTGGTTCTCCTGGTGGTGGCGCTACACCagtattgttgttgtttttgttggattGCTGTACAATTTGGTGATTGagttgttggtggtgatacACATCGGTGGTCTGGcgatgttgctgctgttgtaaaCTTTGACTGGTTTGACTGGTTCTTTTACGAAGCGAGTCCTGAAACCCAGCTCTGGGTTGAGTACCAGACTTGTTGTTACGTAGTGAATAGTTTTTGGTTGAACCAGTAGTGGCATTAGCAGTATtgccagcagcggcagcatTTCTCATTTCGGTCTCGATTGGATCCTCAAAAGCATCAGAATAAACCGAGTTGCCACtatcagaatcatcatGACGACCATTAGCAAGAGTTGCTGAACCCATAGCGTTATGAGAAGCGCCTTTGGTAGAccgagcagcagcggcagtggcagcaggaCTTGAGATTCTTCGGTTACTAGATGATTTGCCAACAGGAGTAGAAGCAGTTAAAGGATGTTTTCTGGCAGCAAGagatgcagcagcagcatgggCTGATTGTACAGGCTGTAAAAACTCTCTGTATCCATCGTTGCTGGCAGGAATGGGGATGTACTCAATATCCGACTCACCGCTAAACGAGACTCGGGTATTTTTACGCTTCAaactagtagtactagcaGAAGGGTCCACAGCAGTTgtaccaccactaccacctCCATCAGATGAAGAGTTGATTGACGAGGTGTCTTTCAAAGCAGGTTTCATTGGAGAAACCGATCGTGGTGGAGGAACATGTTTAACAGGAGTGGATCTTCTTCTAGCTTGTAATCTATCACGATCaccttcttcatcctccTCTTGTAAAGGAGTAAACCCGATTCTAGGACTAGTAATATGGCGTGGACTAGCTCCTTTACCAGATGCAGGCAACGGAGGAGGATTAGGCAGTCTGCTAGTACCACCAGAAGTCGATGAAGGAGACGAAAAAAAGTCTGTAGTTTGAACCAGATGCTCGGCATCCTCTTCAGATACAGGATTCAACTCACTTTCAAACGACATTGCATGTCCACCGtgaccaccaccagatCTAGAACCCGAACTACCACTAGCAGACCGTCGAACTGGTGTAGTATGCAGTGGAACAGTCTTGGTACTGATAAGCTGGAAAGAACCGAGGTTACGAACAGTGGTAGTAGTTAGTGACATGGTCCGACCATGCTggccagcaccagaagtagtTGTAGTAGTGGTcgtagtggtagtagtcCTAGTAGAGGGGATATTTCTAACTGAAGGAGAATTGGAGAAACCCATTGACGGGGATCGGGTAGGTCTACCaacaccactagcaccaccGGCATAATTATACCCAGATATATTTTGGGTTAGCGAAGTGGATCGTCCAatggcattggcagcaggaAGACTGTCGTTAGTCAAGGAATGTCTTCGCAGAGcagttgcagcagcagcagacgatAGTTTTGCAGTTGATCCATTAGGAGATGCCAATCCACCaacattagcagcagcagccagagCAGCAGGACTTGGCAGATGTCTATTTGGAGGTAAATCCTCGACTCCAGTATAGGCGGTGAGCGAATAAGTTCGATCCGACCTTTTTCTAGAAAATAGCGGCATGGCGAAGACTAGTAAATTAGATGCTGTTGGAAAAGCAGGTGTAAAAATTAAGTGCGACTATGATATCGCAGCGATTTtaaacaagaagaaagatgaATGGACCAATAAATAGCGAGCAGAACAGTATTGACAGCTGGTACTCTCTAATTTCGATAGCTGATATATCTGATGCTCTAAGATAGATTAGTGATAACTGATACTCTAAGACCCAGTATTGCTACCTGATACTCCAAGACCAGTATATTGATAGCTGATACTCCAAGACCAGTATATTGATAGCTGATAGTCTAAGACCCAAATACTCGAAAATTAGTTGTCTGATACTTGAGACCCGATATCTGAAAAGTCAAAACTACTCAATCGCTAGATGTCAGATGCCAGAGTCCAGAAACCAAATGAAATGCTGAAGCTGGGGTGTTATATTAAACTGCCGGTCGAATCGTCACTCAGTCGGTCGGTTAATCGGCTGATGCAGTTGCTGTGTCGAAACCCACAACACCAAACCAAACTTCGCAAACAACGCAAGAAAACACAGGGTTCTATCTCTTTTTTACTGAGcacttcttctacttcttctcaATTGACAGCAGAATACCAAACTACCGGTCAAGTAACGCGAACAAAGACGACGAGACAAGACACTCGtcaccaaaccaaaccaaaacaaaaactgTGATCAAATGGTGTGGTATGTGCACACTCAAGAGATAGCACGCGCACTTATAATTTTGCCGGAAAATAGAGTTTGAGGCTGGTTGTGACTTGGAACAGCCGTGAACACAATATCACAAGTACAGGAATGTCGCAAGCAGAAAACAACTGGCTTTTGCCTTTCCACAGTCAGTAAGTCagtcagtagcagcaacagcagtagcagcagcagcagcagcagcaggaaacAATCGAACCGAGACGGGGTCCTTTCTTTAGAAcctggaaaagaaaaacaaaaaagcGAAAAAATCACAACAAAATCTTTACAATGGCAATGACAATTGCAAAATGGACGCGTGAGCacaaccaaaaataaaaaaagtcaGTACCGATTTGTTCGTGTTTTTCTTGTACTAGTGAAAATAAACTATGTCGGGTCAAGTCAAGTGAGACAGATGAACAAGAGCGTGCAACTGCAAGTGCACCTGCACCTGCTGCGACCGACCGCCGACCGATCGATGTCCTCTCCAGCGCCAGCCAGCtgctccagcagcagaatcaccaccagcggcagcagccccggcagcagcagcacgTCCCGGGCGTGAGATGTATGTAGGGTTGTGCGTGAGATTACGATTGCGGTTGTGGGTTAGACCCCGGTGTGGGCGGCTGCCCCAGCCCCAGCCAGCCATCCAGCATCCAGCGGCACGCAGCAACCGCCCTGCACATCCCTCCCCTGGCTCTTTCCTCccaaccaccacccccGGCACGCAGCTCACCACCGCCGGAATGTGACCCTCCgggagggggtctgcctccggcggctggggctccgccccagaccctggttgtgctccgcttcgcggagcggctgggaccACCTCGGCCGggtggggtgggggtgtgcctccggcggctggggctccgccccagaccctggttgtggTCCGCTTCGCGGACCGGCagggaccgtcgacgcccgactcgagcgaagcgagaggagccgcggggtctggggcgcagccccagccgccggaggcacaccccgaccCCCCAGTGCACCACCCCTGAGCAGAAGCTGCTAGAACCGGCCGGCGGCCGGACATGTGCGCGCAGCGCCGCTAAGTCCGGTATATGCGCGCGCCACCCGGTGAGTGGCGGTTTGTCCCACAATTTTTCAGCCCTATCGGGGAGTGTTATATATAAGCAGGCTCGGAGCACGTTCCTGActatcaccagcatctttCAGAAACCAAGTGCAAATTACACACTTGAATTCgttgattttttgatttgttaaTTGATTCATTGGTTGATTTATCGATTGACTGTTTCGTTGCTGATTTTAATAGTCCATTCACAATGCCAAGATCGTCCTCTCGTAGAAGTGGCCCCGCTCCATCTCGGTCTGCTCCTAGCAGATCCGCTCATACCATGTCGGCCCCTGTGTCGAGACAGgctcctccaccacctcctccagctgctgctgcccatCATCCTCCTGCTCAGACCGGCCAGGCCCCTGGTTTGTTTGCCCAAATGGCCAgcactgctgctggtgtcgcAGTTGGTTCGGCTGTAGGCCACACTCTGGCCAACGGTGTTTCCAGCATCTTCGGCGGCGGTTCgtctgttgctgctgt
The Sugiyamaella lignohabitans strain CBS 10342 chromosome A, complete sequence genome window above contains:
- the RPL32 gene encoding ribosomal 60S subunit protein L32 (Ribosomal 60S subunit protein L32; overexpression disrupts telomeric silencing; homologous to mammalian ribosomal protein L32, no bacterial homolog; GO_component: GO:0005737 - cytoplasm [Evidence IEA,IEA]; GO_component: GO:0022625 - cytosolic large ribosomal subunit [Evidence IDA] [PMID 11983894]; GO_component: GO:0005622 - intracellular [Evidence IEA]; GO_component: GO:0030529 - ribonucleoprotein complex [Evidence IEA]; GO_component: GO:0005840 - ribosome [Evidence IEA,IEA]; GO_function: GO:0003735 - structural constituent of ribosome [Evidence IEA]; GO_function: GO:0003735 - structural constituent of ribosome [Evidence IC] [PMID 11983894]; GO_process: GO:0002181 - cytoplasmic translation [Evidence IC] [PMID 11983894]; GO_process: GO:0006412 - translation [Evidence IEA]); the encoded protein is MAASLPHPKIVKKHAKKFKRHHSDRYDRVGESWRKPKGIDSAVRRRFRGTIRMPKIGYGSNKKTRHLSPSGHKTFVVSNTNDLDLLLLHTKTYAAEIAHNVSSRKRLAIVEKAKALGVKVTNASGRLNLEA
- the MDR1 gene encoding Mdr1p (Cytoplasmic GTPase-activating protein; activates Ypt/Rab transport GTPases Ypt6p, Ypt31p and Sec4p; involved in recycling of internalized proteins and regulation of Golgi secretory function; GO_component: GO:0005737 - cytoplasm [Evidence IEA,IEA]; GO_component: GO:0005737 - cytoplasm [Evidence IDA] [PMID 12807768]; GO_function: GO:0005096 - GTPase activator activity [Evidence IEA]; GO_function: GO:0005097 - Rab GTPase activator activity [Evidence IEA]; GO_function: GO:0005097 - Rab GTPase activator activity [Evidence IDA,ISS] [PMID 10559187]; GO_function: GO:0005509 - calcium ion binding [Evidence IEA]; GO_process: GO:0006886 - intracellular protein transport [Evidence IGI] [PMID 15574876]; GO_process: GO:0043547 - positive regulation of GTPase activity [Evidence IEA]; GO_process: GO:0032851 - positive regulation of Rab GTPase activity [Evidence IEA]; GO_process: GO:0032313 - regulation of Rab GTPase activity [Evidence IEA]), producing MSFLETLKTKASQLSLFDNANGSNYRPEDSIYNRKLSRDELFTADYRLPPSESLMDQCSAEVSIALPGTRIKGAPLFQGKLYLSESFLVFTSAPDPRDCTFSIPLVTIRRVERLPSQFFALMIHLYHGVTITIQFVGLRSHCEGFCKVLKDNLRSNLPLIKQLRPYLHSFFSEYLVVNHTEDVVPTDSNSGDGGKQIGIVSGKSVPKVKSVPEPPQGLGHLFRYPGDSRKLRDKSKMRLWLEYFHEHGRNISLIRQPGFYKLIRIGLPNKLRGEIWELTSGSIYLRMQNQRLYSSLLEEFDGRTSLAIDEIEKDLNRSLPEYKAYQDPEGIGRLRRVLTVYSWKNPEVGYCQAMNIVAAALLIYQSEEQAFWCLNTICDKLLPGYYSKTMYGTLLDQKVLESLVEKTMPILWDHLVKYDVQLSVVSLPWFLSIFINSMPLVYAFRIADIFFLEGARTLFQVSLAILRINGEELLDATDDGAVIQILKSYFSTLDQPAHPNAQSEKMRSITKFQQLMVIAFKEFSVITDEMINQFRSKYENQILQDIEIFAKRTQIRNLPKASNMTPAEVGIVYDRFYGVLQETRLGLGNAKSEMNLDTFVVFMAGIVDWMNPVYQELGNGSANSRFTGTQIPPPHDFIERLYRRWDTQLRGMLTLGDVVLGLDRLIEPDLMTAMSNFFELYDSEGTGSVDREGILSMSEGLLYLTRPWRQDPYILDETSLKQIQKNKSDYANYIEKKREFDSKDDNDSSGEPPSPVSLVNMSSIQHEQSARYLSAISNFIQRAFEYATPTETETKQQEKDLINLDDKSTETNNETTNPTSSTSSVTSAATLSSSSPASSRDKLHSNAALNPDTPLTMNLATFRMVVLADETLELFFAQSSQRSVHLTDKGTGVFDTSKRRGISAAATLRNVFDGIINDGMRVAGELRRRIDEIDRQVKDDDDDDDVSTVKQADRDLLEEPQT
- the MIX17 gene encoding Mix17p (Mitochondrial intermembrane space protein; required for normal oxygen consumption; contains twin cysteine-x9-cysteine motifs; protein abundance increases in response to DNA replication stress; GO_component: GO:0005737 - cytoplasm [Evidence IDA] [PMID 14562095]; GO_component: GO:0005758 - mitochondrial intermembrane space [Evidence IEA]; GO_component: GO:0005758 - mitochondrial intermembrane space [Evidence IDA] [PMID 17095012]; GO_component: GO:0005739 - mitochondrion [Evidence IEA]; GO_component: GO:0005634 - nucleus [Evidence IDA] [PMID 14562095]; GO_function: GO:0003674 - molecular_function [Evidence ND]; GO_process: GO:0009060 - aerobic respiration [Evidence IMP] [PMID 19703468]), with the translated sequence MPRSSSRRSGPAPSRSAPSRSAHTMSAPVSRQAPPPPPPAAAAHHPPAQTGQAPGLFAQMASTAAGVAVGSAVGHTLANGVSSIFGGGSSVAAVPEQAAPLQAQSQYQQENAARPCDIDARNFTKCLDDNGGNMQICDWYLQQLKACQEAARNY